One stretch of Bradyrhizobium canariense DNA includes these proteins:
- a CDS encoding aromatic/alkene/methane monooxygenase hydroxylase/oxygenase subunit alpha — protein MTASLTLNKITSQKGISIAEAANRVADLGWTPSYVQEAMTFPTDYKISKTPRDPMKQVLRSYFPMQEEKDNRVYGALDAALRGDMFRNVEPRWVEWMKLFLAIIPFPEISAARSMAMVGRLAPGEELRTGFTMQMVDEFRHSTIQMNLKKWYMENYIDPAGFDITEAAFGKCYATTIGRQFAEGFLTGDAITAANVYLTVVAETAFTNTLFVAMPSEAARNGDYALPTVFLSVQSDESRHIGNGHSMLMAMINDPSNHQLLERDLKYAFWQNHAIVDAAIGTFIEYGTTNRDKNKESYAELWHRWIYEDYYRTYMLPLEKYGIKIHHDDVAAAWDRIVKKNYVHKTAQFFTVGWSVNFWRIEAQTEKDFEWFEHKYPGWYAEFGDFWKWHAKLSVPGETNILFNSEVGYVYPHRCWSCMVPCLIREDFVCDEVDGKMYTYCSEGCRWTHKVAFSAEYEGRATPAMGRFSGRREWEDCYHGWDVADAIKDLGFVRPDGKTLIAQPHLRFDSKDMWTLDHVRGHTLGSPLRGFRALSPIEREVAVADYRKGFTINPCH, from the coding sequence ATGACTGCAAGTCTGACGCTCAATAAAATTACCTCCCAGAAAGGCATAAGCATTGCCGAAGCGGCAAACCGGGTGGCCGATCTTGGCTGGACGCCAAGCTACGTGCAGGAGGCAATGACCTTTCCGACCGACTACAAGATCTCGAAGACGCCACGCGACCCGATGAAACAGGTGCTGCGGTCGTATTTCCCGATGCAGGAAGAAAAGGACAACCGCGTTTACGGGGCGTTGGACGCCGCGTTGCGCGGCGACATGTTCCGCAACGTCGAGCCGCGCTGGGTCGAATGGATGAAGCTGTTCCTGGCGATCATCCCGTTCCCGGAGATCTCGGCGGCGCGCTCCATGGCGATGGTCGGTCGGCTGGCGCCGGGCGAGGAATTGCGCACCGGCTTTACCATGCAGATGGTCGACGAGTTCCGCCACTCGACGATCCAGATGAACCTCAAGAAATGGTACATGGAAAATTATATCGATCCCGCCGGATTCGATATCACCGAGGCGGCGTTCGGCAAATGCTATGCCACCACCATCGGGCGGCAGTTCGCCGAGGGCTTCCTGACCGGTGACGCCATCACCGCCGCCAACGTCTATCTGACCGTGGTTGCGGAGACCGCATTCACGAACACACTGTTTGTGGCGATGCCATCGGAAGCCGCGCGCAACGGCGACTACGCACTGCCCACGGTGTTTCTGTCGGTGCAGTCGGATGAGTCCCGCCATATCGGCAACGGTCACTCAATGCTGATGGCGATGATCAACGATCCGTCGAACCATCAATTGCTGGAACGCGATCTGAAGTATGCCTTCTGGCAAAATCACGCGATTGTCGATGCCGCGATCGGGACTTTCATCGAATACGGCACGACCAACCGCGACAAGAACAAGGAATCCTATGCCGAGCTTTGGCATCGCTGGATTTACGAAGACTATTACCGGACCTACATGCTGCCGCTCGAGAAGTACGGCATCAAGATCCATCACGACGACGTCGCCGCCGCCTGGGATCGGATCGTCAAGAAGAACTACGTCCACAAGACCGCGCAGTTCTTCACGGTCGGCTGGTCGGTGAACTTCTGGCGCATCGAAGCCCAGACCGAAAAGGACTTCGAGTGGTTCGAGCACAAATATCCGGGTTGGTATGCCGAATTTGGCGACTTCTGGAAATGGCACGCCAAGCTCAGCGTCCCCGGCGAAACCAACATCCTCTTCAACAGTGAGGTGGGCTATGTGTACCCGCACCGCTGCTGGAGCTGCATGGTTCCCTGCCTGATACGCGAAGACTTCGTCTGCGATGAAGTCGATGGCAAGATGTACACCTATTGCTCGGAAGGCTGCCGATGGACCCACAAGGTCGCATTCTCAGCGGAATATGAAGGCCGAGCCACGCCAGCGATGGGCCGTTTCAGCGGCCGCCGTGAATGGGAAGACTGCTATCACGGCTGGGATGTCGCCGACGCGATCAAGGATCTTGGATTCGTCCGGCCGGACGGCAAGACCCTCATCGCGCAGCCGCATCTGCGCTTCGACTCCAAGGATATGTGGACGCTCGATCACGTGCGCGGACACACGCTTGGCAGCCCGCTGCGCGGATTCCGGGCGCTCTCGCCGATAGAGAGAGAAGTCGCGGTGGCTGATTATCGCAAGGGCTTCACGATCAATCCTTGCCACTGA
- a CDS encoding FAD-binding oxidoreductase yields MMTDAQVHKVRFEPVGIEMEVEEGETVLDAAFRQGISLMHGCKEGQCGSCKSKLIDGDIELLKYSTFALPDYESETSHVLLCRTHAFSDVSFELLNYDEDLLSRSIAVKSFAGQVAKISELTSDIRLLEIEIEKPLKFWAGQYVDLTLGDGAITRAFSMANAPSESKNLRFIIKKYPNGAFSSQLDGKLGVGDALIAKGPYGTCFRREERPGPMLLIGGGSGMSPLWSILADHIASEEQRPVRFFYGARTRADLFYLDELAAIATKLKDFKFIPALSHAEADGAWAGETGFVHEVVLRHLREEKLTGAIDAYACGPTPMIDAVLPVLQMNGVEPDHIYFDKFTPAVR; encoded by the coding sequence ATGATGACGGACGCGCAGGTTCACAAGGTTCGGTTCGAGCCGGTGGGCATCGAGATGGAAGTGGAAGAGGGCGAGACCGTGCTTGACGCAGCGTTTCGTCAGGGCATTTCGCTGATGCACGGTTGCAAGGAAGGACAATGCGGCAGTTGCAAGTCAAAGCTGATCGATGGCGACATCGAGCTGTTGAAATATTCGACCTTCGCCTTGCCGGATTACGAGAGCGAGACCAGCCACGTTCTGTTGTGCCGTACGCACGCCTTCAGCGATGTCAGCTTCGAACTGCTCAATTACGATGAAGACCTGCTCAGCCGTTCGATCGCGGTAAAGTCATTTGCCGGACAGGTCGCAAAAATCAGCGAACTGACGTCCGACATCCGGTTACTGGAAATCGAAATCGAGAAGCCCCTGAAATTCTGGGCCGGCCAATATGTCGATCTGACGCTGGGGGATGGCGCCATCACCCGTGCTTTTTCGATGGCGAACGCGCCCAGCGAAAGCAAAAACCTGCGCTTCATCATCAAGAAATATCCCAATGGGGCGTTTTCGTCGCAACTCGATGGAAAGCTGGGTGTCGGCGACGCCCTGATTGCCAAAGGGCCGTACGGCACCTGCTTCCGGCGCGAGGAGAGGCCCGGGCCGATGTTGTTGATCGGCGGCGGCTCGGGAATGTCGCCGCTGTGGTCGATCCTGGCTGATCACATCGCGAGCGAGGAACAAAGGCCCGTGCGGTTCTTCTACGGCGCTCGCACGCGCGCCGATCTCTTCTACCTCGATGAATTGGCGGCAATCGCCACCAAGCTCAAGGACTTCAAATTCATACCGGCGCTGTCGCACGCGGAGGCGGATGGCGCGTGGGCCGGGGAGACCGGATTCGTCCATGAGGTCGTGTTGCGTCATTTGCGCGAGGAGAAATTGACCGGTGCGATCGACGCCTACGCGTGCGGGCCGACACCCATGATCGACGCCGTGTTGCCGGTCCTGCAAATGAATGGCGTCGAACCGGACCATATCTATTTCGACAAGTTCACGCCGGCGGTGCGATGA